Proteins encoded in a region of the Pelmatolapia mariae isolate MD_Pm_ZW linkage group LG16_19, Pm_UMD_F_2, whole genome shotgun sequence genome:
- the itpka gene encoding inositol-trisphosphate 3-kinase A, with protein MPKECRRKSSKDFGFSVSGINEASRLERRVAAKSSQICDELIETAAQIAPSSGPPIVMDAPRVPQVTITPEGGGCSREMQQEDWDRAVDGTLRRKLSNSSISSTGSSAVESEDDLLSDNESKSKGIVTLEHLVDPGESKPPWWKLKTFVHWPFSVSQRKRINWVQLAGHKGNFKAADEGTILKKFSENEMQCFEKLRNDALLPFVPGYHGVVEKDGESFLHMTDLLANFDLPNVMDCKMGVRTYLEEELVRARERPKPREDLYNKMVEVDSEGPTPHEHSQRGVTKPRYMQWRESMSSTNTLGFRIEGIKKSDGTCRTDFKKTRSKRDVIQVFKDFVGGNVNIVKSYLSKLTEIQQALKTSEFFKRHEVIGSSLLFIHDHTGNAQVWIIDFGKTTALPEGQTLSHDIPWQEGNREDGYLWGLENLIHTLESVSSAAGAETSSSVTKENSQNTETHSQ; from the exons ATGCCCAAGGAGTGCAGGAGAAAGAGCTCCAAGGACTTCGGGTTCTCGGTGAGTGGGATAAATGAGGCGTCTCGTTTAGAGCGAAGAGTGGCTGCCAAGTCTTCGCAGATTTGCGATGAGCTCATTGAGACAGCCGCTCAGATCGCCCCGTCGTCCGGACCGCCGATTGTGATGGATGCGCCCCGGGTACCGCAGGTCACCATCACCCCGGAGGGGGGCGGCTGCTCCCGGGAGATGCAGCAGGAGGACTGGGATCGGGCGGTGGACGGTACGCTGCGCAGGAAACTGTCCAACTCCTCGATCTCCTCCACGGGATCCTCCGCCGTGGAGTCCGAGGATGATCTACTGAGTGACAACGAGAGCAAAAGCAAAGGCATCGTCACTTTAGAGCATCTGGTGGACCCCGGAGAA AGCAAACCACCGTGGTGGAAGCTAAAGACGTTCGTCCACTGGCCATTCAGTGTGTCCCAGAGGAAAAGAATAAACTGGGTCCAGTTAGCCGGGCATAAAG GCAACTTCAAAGCAGCAGATGAGGGCACCATTCTGAAAAAGTTCTCAGAGAACgagatgcagtgttttgagAAGCTGAGGAATGACGCATTGCTCCCGTTTGTGCCTGGATACCACGGTGTTGTGGAAAAAGACGGAGAGTCTTTCCTTCATATGACTGATTTACTGGCAAACTTTGACCTTCCTAATGTTATGGACTGCAAAATGGGAGTAAG GACCTACCTGGAGGAGGAGCTTGTGAGAGCGAGGGAACGGCCCAAGCCGAGAGAAGACCTCTATAACAAAATGGTGGAGGTAGACAGCGAGGGGCCAACTCCTCACGAGCATTCCCAGCGGGGGGTCACCAAGCCTCGTTACATGCAGTGGAGGGAGTCCATGAGCTCCACTAACACCCTGGGCTTCAGGATAGAGGGAATCAAG aaaagTGACGGCACATGTCGAACTGACTTCAAGAAAACAAGATCGAAGCGGGATGTCATCCAAGTCTTCAAGGACTTTGTCGGTGGAAACGTCAACATTGTG AAGTCATATTTGAGCAAACTGACAGAGATCCAGCAAGCCCTGAAGACATCAGAGTTCTTCAAGCGACACGAG GTCATTGGCAGCTCCCTCCTCTTTATCCATGACCATACGGGCAACGCGCAAGTCTGGATTATTGACTTTGGCAAGACCACGGCATTACCAGAGGGCCAGACATTAAGCCATGACATTCCCTGGCAGGAGGGAAACCGGGAGGATGGTTACCTGTGGGGTTTGGAAAACCTCATCCACACACTGGAGTCTGTGAGCAGTGCCGCCGGCGCAGAAACCAGTAGCTCGGTTACCAAAGAAAACAGCCaaaatacagaaacacacagccAGTGA